From the Budorcas taxicolor isolate Tak-1 chromosome 1, Takin1.1, whole genome shotgun sequence genome, one window contains:
- the CCR4 gene encoding C-C chemokine receptor type 4 has protein sequence MNPTDTADTTVDESIYNNYYLYENIPKPCNKDGIRAFGELFLPPLYSLVFLFGLLGNSVVVLVLFKYKRLKSMTDVYLLNLAISDLLFVLSLPFWGYYAADQWVFGLGLCKLISWIYLVGFYSGIFFITLMSIDRYLAIVHAVFSLRARTLTYGVITSVATWSVAVLASLPGLLFSTCYTERNHTYCKTKYSFNSTRWKVLSSLEINILGLVIPLGIMLFCYSTIIRTLQHCKNEKKNKAVKMIFAVVVLFLGFWTPYNVVLFLETLVELEVLQDCTFERHLDYAIQTTETLAFVHCCLNPVIYFFLGEKFRKYIIQLFKTCRGTLVLCQYCRLLPMYTDTPSSSYTQSTVDHDLRDAL, from the coding sequence ATGAACCCCACGGATACCGCAGACACCACCGTGGATGAAAGCATCTATAACAATTATTATCTCTATGAAAATATCCCCAAGCCTTGCAACAAGGACGGCATCAGGGCATTTGGGGAGCTCTTCCTGCCCCCACTTTACTCCTTGGTCTTTCTCTTTGGTCTGCTTGGAAATTCTGTGGTGGTCTTGGTCCTGTTCAAGTACAAGCGGCTCAAGTCCATGACCGACGTGTACCTGCTCAACCTGGCTATCTCAGACCTGCTCTTCGTGCTCTCACTCCCTTTCTGGGGCTACTATGCGGCAGACCAGTGGGTGTTTGGCCTTGGCCTCTGCAAGCTGATTTCTTGGATATACCTGGTGGGCTTCTACAGCGGCATCTTCTTCATCACACTCATGAGCATCGATAGGTACCTGGCCATCGTGCACGCCGTCTTCTCCCTGAGAGCCAGGACCTTGACTTACGGGGTCATCACCAGTGTGGCCACGTGGTCAGTGGCTGTGCTCGCCTCCCTCCCAGGCCTCCTGTTCAGCACGTGCTACACTGAGCGCAACCACACCTACTGCAAAACCAAGTACTCTTTCAACTCCACGAGGTGGAAGGTCCTGAGCTCCCTGGAGATCAACATTCTGGGGCTGGTGATCCCCCTGGGAATCATGCTCTTCTGCTACTCCACGATCATTAGGACCTTGCAGCACTGTAAGAACGAGAAGAAGAACAAGGCAGTGAAGATGATCTTTGCTGTGGTGGTCCTCTTCCTGGGGTTCTGGACCCCTTACAATGTGGTGCTCTTCCTGGAGACCCTGGTGGAGCTGGAGGTCCTGCAGGACTGCACCTTTGAGCGACACCTGGACTATGCCATTCAGACCACAGAGACCCTGGCTTTTGTTCACTGCTGCCTCAATCCTGTCATCTACTTTTTCCTGGGGGAGAAATTTCGCAAGTACATCATACAGCTCTTCAAAACCTGCCGGGGCACTCTGGTGCTCTGCCAATACTGTCGACTGCTCCCAATGTACACCGACACCCCCAGCTCATCTTACACGCAGTCCACGGTGGACCATGATCTCCGCGACGCTCTGTAA